Proteins found in one Arthrobacter sp. U41 genomic segment:
- a CDS encoding sigma-70 family RNA polymerase sigma factor, with protein sequence MSLDEDVVAAIYRDHGPALRRFVLSACRDPQLADDVVQETVLRVWQQAPHITGSLRSYLFRTARNIMIDNYRKAQRRPRETADRDLADPAEGEERVDELLNRVLMEEALLRLSAEHREVIVALHYRRYTVREASVSLNIPSGTVKSRAFYAVRALRTILDEMGVER encoded by the coding sequence ATGTCGCTGGACGAAGACGTGGTGGCGGCGATTTACCGCGACCACGGGCCGGCCCTCAGGAGGTTCGTCCTCAGCGCCTGCCGGGATCCGCAACTGGCGGATGACGTGGTGCAAGAGACCGTCCTGCGGGTCTGGCAGCAGGCGCCCCACATCACCGGAAGCCTGCGCAGCTACCTGTTCCGGACCGCCCGCAACATCATGATCGACAACTACCGCAAGGCCCAGCGCCGGCCCCGCGAAACGGCGGACCGGGACCTGGCCGACCCGGCCGAGGGCGAAGAACGCGTCGACGAACTCCTCAACCGGGTGCTGATGGAAGAGGCGCTGCTGCGGCTCAGCGCGGAGCACCGGGAGGTCATCGTGGCCCTCCATTACCGCCGCTACACCGTCCGGGAGGCCTCGGTCAGTTTGAATATCCCGAGCGGAACAGTGAAGTCCCGAGCGTTCTACGCCGTGCGGGCCCTCCGGACGATCCTTGACGAGATGGGGGTGGAACGGTGA
- a CDS encoding COG4315 family predicted lipoprotein: protein MKKHLSIGLSAFALAAMLSGCAGTGGTSTSTPPAAATTAPGSVAATSGPASTSSPAAAATDLKVADSSAGRIVVDGKGMSVYFYTKDVRDSGTSTCTGGCLEAWPPVLAAADTPTAEGVTGTVGTLATPEGRKQLTINGMPVYYYAKDLAAGDIRGQGVGGVWYLVAPSGDMITAAAGY from the coding sequence ATGAAAAAGCACCTCAGCATTGGCCTGTCCGCTTTCGCCCTGGCGGCAATGCTCTCCGGCTGTGCCGGCACTGGCGGGACCAGCACTTCCACGCCGCCGGCGGCCGCGACGACGGCGCCCGGCAGCGTTGCGGCGACGTCGGGCCCGGCGTCGACCTCATCCCCGGCCGCGGCCGCCACGGACCTGAAAGTCGCGGACTCTTCCGCCGGCCGGATCGTGGTCGATGGCAAGGGGATGAGCGTCTACTTCTACACCAAGGACGTCAGGGACTCCGGGACGAGCACCTGCACCGGCGGCTGCCTCGAGGCCTGGCCGCCGGTCCTGGCCGCCGCTGACACGCCAACGGCCGAAGGCGTCACCGGCACCGTGGGCACGCTTGCCACCCCTGAGGGCAGGAAGCAGCTGACCATCAACGGGATGCCCGTGTACTACTACGCCAAGGATCTGGCCGCCGGGGACATCCGGGGCCAGGGCGTCGGCGGCGTCTGGTACCTCGTGGCCCCTTCAGGTGACATGATCACCGCCGCCGCCGGGTATTAA
- a CDS encoding DMP19 family protein, which yields MSNGLSTTLPATNYAAVLPRESINGSDADVVDANVDVVNAMYAELLDLGEIAPNALRSYYVDFYLTQSLGGGFAQYVFTAPEREDIDAYIRAGLEGMGAAAHLDLFNRTAAAFDSLSEDEADAYLDRDADLDDGADVIPDAVRHLEELDGEFETLLETEDLTALNAAWLRDQADLLILDEEELDRHIAERVSRIPNLAERQAEAAEDELLDTPEFEVIIRELCDVAGHTLLKITMGDPNYDHDGQTTLAWHFTTDQGEFLMLDDEQEAVMIHPDTKEILAAVEFEVEVEDD from the coding sequence ATGAGCAACGGCCTTTCCACCACCCTTCCCGCCACAAATTACGCCGCCGTCCTGCCGCGGGAGAGCATCAACGGCAGCGACGCCGACGTCGTTGACGCGAACGTGGACGTCGTCAACGCCATGTACGCGGAGTTGCTCGACCTCGGGGAAATCGCACCGAACGCCCTGCGCAGCTACTACGTCGACTTCTACCTGACGCAGTCACTCGGCGGCGGGTTCGCGCAGTACGTGTTCACCGCGCCCGAACGCGAGGACATCGACGCCTACATCCGGGCCGGGCTCGAAGGGATGGGGGCCGCCGCGCACCTGGACCTCTTCAACCGCACCGCCGCCGCCTTCGATTCCCTTTCCGAGGACGAAGCCGACGCGTATCTGGACCGGGACGCGGACCTGGACGACGGCGCGGACGTCATCCCGGACGCTGTCCGGCACCTGGAAGAACTCGACGGCGAGTTCGAAACCCTGCTGGAAACCGAAGATCTCACCGCGCTCAACGCCGCCTGGCTCCGGGACCAGGCGGACCTCCTCATTCTGGACGAGGAGGAACTCGACCGCCACATCGCCGAGCGCGTATCCCGGATCCCAAACCTGGCCGAGCGCCAGGCCGAGGCCGCCGAAGATGAGCTGCTCGACACCCCGGAATTCGAGGTGATCATCCGCGAGCTCTGCGACGTGGCCGGCCACACGCTCCTGAAGATCACGATGGGTGATCCCAACTATGACCACGACGGCCAGACCACCCTGGCGTGGCATTTCACCACGGACCAGGGCGAGTTCCTCATGCTGGACGATGAACAGGAAGCGGTCATGATCCACCCGGACACCAAGGAGATCCTCGCCGCCGTCGAGTTCGAGGTCGAGGTCGAAGACGACTGA
- a CDS encoding DEAD/DEAH box helicase, whose product MPSHPDESAALAIQTPAINDRSLAAGLAYAMGSRVSGISFDPATGLMLGKVRGGSDVPYSTTAKLVRKAGGWSCTVGVCSCPVRKDCKHVAALLFSAEDNPAIRVQLLAPADSSRLSRQAPVLEVADWEQALSPLIARPGITQSTNGIPLALQFEIEEPAPHFSYTGRRDPLRSVRQLKARPVIMGAKGKWIRGDVSWNTLSYLSYRRECNEAHVEWMQEFLASHTAQANRQHAGTGLWLGLNTYAGKNLWSLLAQAGKIGVALVHSRGPEPVRLVEQPAAVGLNLTRFGAAPVRTEGADADDVAPAAGGDEGGLSLAPTITVEDREVDPASVGTIGRPAHGIFLTSGADALPGVAPADSVITLAPLESGLSEELLTFVTAGTTLHIPARDESRFLTGFYPKLKQSARVTASDESVELPQLAVPTLSLLANYGADHRVRLHWEWHYKSGKLVTAQPLWRHPGDHGYRDDAAEARILEAVGQPWDVVPALGESATGGWGTPRLAASAELSGLDTLAFTEELLPALREVPGVAVDTSGEIADYREAEEAPVVAISTKATDSRDWFDLGIVITLEGQPVSFAALFSALAAGQTRMLLPSGAYFSLDLPELHQLRALIDEARSLQDNQGNKDAPLQISRFQAGLWDELAQLGIVDEQASAWREAVGGLLEGGVKGLPLPATLNAELRPYQLEGFNWLSFLYRHGLGGVLADDMGLGKTVQALALICAAKVAAGVPGVASDGGAAAAGAAAAGTAAPADPAGAVPGAAPFLVVAPTSVVGNWEAETARFAPGLTVRAISETFAKSGSDPVSAMAGADIVITSYALFRIDYEAYASKEWAGLVLDEAQFVKNHQSKAYQCARKLPAVFKLAITGTPLENNLMEFWALTSIVAPGLFSSPKRFAEYYQKPVEKNGDKAQLDKLRRRVRPLMMRRTKEQVIHDLPPKQEQILEVVLNPRHQKVYQTHLQRERQKILGLIDDVNKNRFTIFQSLTLLRQLSLDPSLIDPSLSGVRSSKLDVLFEQLEDLVAEGHRALIFSQFTGFLGKVRERLVEEKIEFCYLDGSTRNRTDVVNEFKNGAAPVFLISLKAGGFGLNLTEADYVFLLDPWWNPASEAQAVDRTHRIGQARNVMVYRLVAKDTIEEKVMALKARKSQLFADVMEGDALSGGALTAEDLAGLFTD is encoded by the coding sequence ATGCCATCCCATCCGGACGAGAGTGCGGCACTGGCAATACAGACTCCCGCGATCAACGACCGTTCCCTAGCGGCCGGACTTGCCTACGCCATGGGGAGCCGTGTTTCCGGGATTTCCTTCGATCCCGCCACCGGGCTCATGCTCGGCAAGGTGCGGGGCGGCTCCGACGTGCCGTATTCGACGACGGCGAAGCTGGTCCGCAAGGCGGGCGGCTGGAGCTGCACCGTGGGCGTCTGCAGCTGCCCGGTCCGGAAGGACTGCAAACATGTGGCCGCGCTCTTGTTCTCGGCCGAAGACAACCCCGCGATCCGGGTCCAGCTGCTCGCTCCCGCCGATTCCAGCCGGCTGTCCCGGCAGGCTCCCGTCCTTGAAGTTGCGGACTGGGAACAGGCGCTCAGCCCGCTGATCGCCCGGCCGGGAATCACGCAGTCCACCAACGGCATCCCGCTGGCGCTCCAGTTTGAGATCGAAGAACCCGCCCCGCATTTCTCCTACACCGGCCGGCGGGATCCGCTGCGCAGCGTGCGCCAGCTGAAGGCGCGTCCGGTCATCATGGGAGCCAAGGGCAAATGGATCCGCGGCGATGTCTCCTGGAACACCCTGAGCTACCTGAGCTACCGGCGCGAATGCAATGAGGCCCACGTCGAGTGGATGCAGGAGTTCCTCGCCTCGCACACGGCCCAGGCCAACCGCCAGCACGCCGGGACCGGGCTGTGGCTGGGCCTGAACACCTACGCCGGCAAGAACCTGTGGAGCCTGCTGGCCCAGGCCGGGAAAATCGGCGTCGCGCTGGTCCACAGCCGGGGTCCGGAGCCCGTACGGCTCGTTGAGCAGCCGGCCGCCGTCGGGCTCAACCTGACCCGGTTCGGCGCCGCGCCGGTCCGCACCGAGGGGGCCGACGCGGACGACGTTGCGCCGGCTGCCGGCGGGGACGAGGGCGGACTGTCCCTCGCACCGACCATCACGGTTGAGGACCGCGAGGTCGATCCGGCTTCCGTCGGGACCATCGGGCGCCCGGCCCACGGGATCTTCCTGACATCCGGGGCGGACGCCCTGCCGGGAGTCGCACCGGCGGATTCCGTCATCACGCTCGCCCCGCTGGAAAGCGGGCTCAGCGAGGAGCTCCTGACCTTCGTCACGGCCGGAACCACGCTGCACATTCCGGCCCGCGATGAGAGCCGCTTCCTGACCGGTTTCTATCCCAAGCTCAAGCAGAGCGCCCGGGTGACGGCCTCCGATGAGTCCGTGGAACTGCCCCAGCTCGCGGTTCCCACCCTGTCGCTGCTGGCGAACTATGGCGCCGACCACCGGGTCCGGCTGCACTGGGAATGGCATTACAAGTCCGGCAAACTCGTCACGGCCCAGCCGTTGTGGCGCCACCCCGGCGATCACGGCTATCGGGACGATGCTGCCGAGGCCCGGATCCTCGAAGCCGTGGGGCAGCCCTGGGACGTGGTGCCGGCTCTGGGCGAGTCCGCCACGGGCGGCTGGGGTACACCGCGGCTGGCAGCTTCGGCTGAACTCAGCGGCCTGGACACCCTGGCCTTCACCGAGGAGCTGCTCCCTGCGCTCCGTGAGGTCCCCGGCGTCGCAGTGGATACCTCCGGCGAAATCGCCGACTACCGGGAGGCCGAAGAGGCGCCGGTCGTGGCGATCTCGACCAAGGCCACCGACAGCCGGGACTGGTTCGATCTTGGCATTGTGATCACCCTGGAGGGCCAGCCGGTCTCCTTCGCGGCGCTGTTCTCCGCCCTCGCCGCGGGGCAGACCCGGATGCTGCTGCCCAGCGGCGCCTACTTCTCGCTTGACCTCCCCGAGCTGCACCAGCTCCGGGCGCTGATTGACGAAGCCCGCTCGCTGCAGGACAACCAGGGCAACAAGGATGCGCCGCTGCAGATCAGCCGCTTCCAGGCCGGGCTCTGGGACGAGCTGGCCCAGCTCGGCATCGTGGACGAGCAGGCATCGGCCTGGCGCGAGGCGGTGGGCGGGCTGCTGGAAGGCGGCGTGAAGGGCCTGCCGCTGCCGGCAACGCTGAACGCCGAGCTGCGCCCGTACCAGCTGGAGGGGTTCAACTGGCTCAGCTTCCTCTACCGCCACGGACTCGGCGGGGTGCTGGCCGATGACATGGGCCTGGGCAAGACCGTGCAGGCGCTGGCGCTGATCTGCGCCGCCAAGGTCGCGGCAGGCGTTCCCGGTGTAGCCTCCGACGGCGGCGCTGCCGCGGCGGGCGCCGCTGCCGCCGGAACTGCTGCTCCTGCGGATCCTGCTGGTGCCGTGCCCGGCGCTGCGCCCTTCCTCGTGGTGGCCCCCACAAGTGTCGTGGGCAACTGGGAGGCCGAGACGGCACGGTTCGCGCCCGGCCTCACGGTGCGCGCCATCAGCGAAACCTTCGCCAAGAGCGGCTCGGACCCGGTTTCGGCCATGGCGGGGGCGGACATCGTCATCACCTCCTACGCCCTGTTCCGGATCGACTACGAGGCCTACGCCTCCAAGGAATGGGCCGGCCTGGTGCTGGACGAGGCGCAGTTCGTCAAGAACCACCAGTCCAAGGCATACCAGTGCGCCCGGAAACTTCCGGCGGTGTTCAAACTGGCCATCACCGGCACCCCGCTGGAGAACAACCTGATGGAGTTCTGGGCGCTCACCTCGATCGTCGCGCCGGGGCTCTTTTCCAGCCCGAAGCGGTTCGCCGAGTACTACCAGAAGCCGGTCGAAAAGAACGGCGACAAGGCGCAGCTGGACAAGCTCCGGCGTCGGGTCCGTCCGCTGATGATGCGGCGCACCAAGGAGCAGGTCATCCACGACCTGCCGCCCAAGCAGGAGCAGATCCTCGAGGTCGTGCTGAACCCGCGGCACCAGAAGGTCTACCAGACCCACCTGCAGCGGGAACGGCAGAAGATCCTGGGCCTGATCGATGATGTCAATAAGAACCGCTTCACCATCTTCCAGTCCCTCACGCTGCTGCGGCAGCTCAGCCTGGACCCCTCGCTGATCGATCCATCGCTTTCCGGGGTGCGGTCCAGCAAGCTCGATGTGCTCTTCGAACAGCTGGAGGACCTCGTGGCGGAAGGGCACCGGGCCCTCATTTTCAGCCAGTTCACCGGCTTCCTGGGCAAGGTCCGCGAGCGGCTCGTCGAGGAGAAGATCGAGTTCTGCTACCTCGACGGCAGCACCCGCAACCGCACCGACGTCGTCAATGAGTTCAAGAACGGCGCCGCCCCGGTGTTCCTGATCAGCCTCAAGGCCGGCGGCTTCGGCCTGAACCTGACCGAGGCGGACTACGTTTTCCTGCTGGACCCGTGGTGGAACCCGGCTTCGGAGGCGCAGGCCGTGGACCGCACGCACCGGATCGGGCAGGCCCGCAACGTCATGGTCTACCGGCTCGTCGCCAAGGACACCATCGAGGAAAAGGTCATGGCGCTCAAGGCCAGGAAGTCCCAGCTGTTCGCCGACGTCATGGAAGGCGACGCCCTCTCCGGCGGGGCGCTCACGGCGGAGGACCTGGCCGGGCTGTTCACAGACTGA
- a CDS encoding bifunctional 4-hydroxy-2-oxoglutarate aldolase/2-dehydro-3-deoxy-phosphogluconate aldolase, which yields MTTEVIDIIHRQPVMAILRNMDPHRSVALATRAWDLGIDLVEVPIQSPDAIPSLAAVVKAGAERGKMVGAGTIISSEQVLKCVQFGVAFTVAPGLDEEIVKLCREAGLPHLPGVATASEIQTAVRLGCSVVKAFPASVLGPAWFKAMRGPFPDVSFVATGGVDASNATAFLDAGAATVAVGSALADERQLDMVAEIIASRR from the coding sequence ATGACGACTGAAGTCATCGACATCATCCACCGGCAGCCGGTAATGGCCATCCTCCGCAATATGGATCCCCATCGATCGGTCGCTCTAGCCACAAGGGCCTGGGATTTGGGAATTGATCTGGTGGAAGTGCCGATTCAATCCCCGGACGCAATCCCCTCTCTTGCCGCCGTCGTCAAAGCCGGCGCGGAGCGGGGCAAAATGGTCGGAGCGGGGACCATTATTTCGTCCGAGCAGGTCCTTAAATGTGTGCAGTTCGGCGTGGCCTTTACCGTGGCACCCGGACTCGATGAGGAAATCGTCAAACTATGCAGGGAAGCAGGCCTGCCCCACCTGCCCGGTGTAGCCACGGCCAGTGAAATTCAGACAGCTGTGCGGCTCGGCTGCTCCGTAGTGAAGGCATTTCCGGCATCCGTACTCGGACCCGCATGGTTCAAGGCCATGCGGGGCCCCTTTCCCGATGTCTCGTTCGTGGCCACGGGCGGCGTCGACGCTTCGAACGCCACGGCCTTCCTTGACGCTGGAGCGGCAACCGTTGCTGTCGGCTCAGCCTTGGCCGACGAGCGGCAGTTAGACATGGTCGCTGAAATTATCGCTTCAAGGCGCTAA
- a CDS encoding sugar kinase encodes MIRERTAATKVPELLCIGETMVLLTPDEGSLEQNRHVGIHVGGAESNVAAGLAHLGHDVEWFSKVGNDPFGRIICEFLRARGVSLENVAVDRTRPTGIYFKDRDDEDSHVYYYRSGSAASALGPADLPHLRLESRTLCHVSGITAALSASANDLMQRLVIDRNPGDGLVSFDVNYRPALWSQADAAPRLLELARGADIVVVGRDEAQTLWGTPRAEDVREILPDAAHLVVKDAAIGATHFAQGLATFQSALKTDVVEPVGAGDAFAAGFLSGLVRKFDIPRSLRLGHLMAGLTLQHVSDLPSMPAAEDILAVSAVEDEGWANMRLGPSHLNNLHLLLLKGTSHDD; translated from the coding sequence ATGATCAGAGAAAGAACGGCGGCGACCAAAGTGCCGGAGCTGCTGTGCATTGGGGAAACGATGGTTTTACTCACCCCTGACGAAGGCTCCCTGGAGCAGAACAGGCACGTTGGCATTCATGTCGGAGGAGCCGAAAGCAACGTAGCCGCCGGGCTGGCCCACCTGGGGCACGACGTCGAATGGTTCAGCAAAGTCGGGAACGACCCCTTCGGGAGGATAATCTGCGAGTTCCTGCGGGCGCGCGGTGTCTCTCTCGAGAACGTCGCGGTAGACCGGACACGCCCCACGGGCATCTACTTCAAAGATCGGGACGACGAAGACAGCCACGTCTATTACTACCGGTCCGGATCTGCTGCGTCCGCCCTAGGCCCGGCGGACCTACCCCACCTGCGCCTGGAAAGCCGTACGCTCTGCCACGTTTCCGGTATAACGGCCGCCCTTTCGGCCAGCGCTAATGACCTTATGCAGAGGTTGGTCATCGACCGTAATCCGGGGGACGGGCTGGTCAGTTTTGACGTCAATTACCGGCCCGCCCTCTGGTCGCAAGCCGACGCTGCCCCCCGACTCCTCGAGCTGGCCCGCGGTGCCGACATAGTCGTTGTGGGTCGAGATGAAGCCCAGACTCTTTGGGGCACACCACGGGCCGAAGACGTGCGAGAAATTCTTCCCGACGCTGCTCACCTCGTAGTTAAGGACGCAGCTATCGGCGCGACGCATTTCGCTCAGGGTCTCGCAACTTTCCAGTCTGCGCTGAAAACCGACGTCGTGGAACCTGTCGGAGCCGGCGATGCTTTCGCGGCAGGATTTCTTTCAGGGCTCGTGCGCAAATTTGATATTCCGCGATCGCTTCGTCTCGGTCATCTCATGGCTGGGCTCACGCTGCAGCACGTAAGTGATTTGCCTTCAATGCCTGCTGCCGAGGACATCCTTGCAGTCAGCGCCGTGGAAGATGAAGGTTGGGCGAACATGCGGCTAGGCCCTTCCCATCTCAACAACTTGCATCTGCTCCTACTCAAAGGAACTTCACATGACGACTGA
- a CDS encoding ABC transporter ATP-binding protein, producing MPTIEFDQVSKNFAGNTVIKGFDATVPDKEFLVLLGPSGCGKSTMLRMIAGLTDISSGELRFDGVVVNDLEPKKRNIAFVFQSYALYPHMSVRANVAFPLVMDNFKWWHHIPLVGGLARRSLMKRADIARKVDEVAEMLELTDYLDRRPKALSGGQRQRVAVARSLIREPALYLLDEPLSNLDAKLRTQMRAEISALHDRVQKTFVYVTHDQVEAMTMGTRIIVLNDGVVQQYGTPKEIYNKPANTFVAKFIGSPPMNLIPVTFTDGNADMFGNALPFASPEISDAGAVQLGIRAEKVRIHTSRRIDGLPEYPARVLTVEHLGAETVVGFKFGAEPHAAEVGARASKDLFYAKLVGDVVLAHGERVSISFDPEDVLWYSADSGILLERAQMASS from the coding sequence ATGCCAACGATTGAATTTGATCAAGTCAGCAAAAACTTCGCCGGCAACACCGTCATCAAGGGATTCGATGCAACGGTTCCGGACAAAGAGTTCCTGGTCCTCCTGGGGCCCTCGGGCTGCGGTAAGTCGACCATGCTTCGGATGATCGCAGGGCTGACGGACATCTCCTCCGGCGAGCTGCGTTTCGACGGGGTTGTCGTGAACGATTTGGAGCCAAAGAAGCGGAACATCGCCTTCGTCTTCCAGTCCTATGCCCTGTACCCGCACATGAGCGTCCGCGCCAACGTTGCCTTCCCGCTGGTGATGGACAATTTCAAATGGTGGCACCATATCCCGCTCGTGGGCGGTCTGGCACGCCGTTCGCTAATGAAGCGCGCCGACATCGCAAGGAAAGTCGATGAAGTGGCCGAGATGCTGGAGCTGACGGACTACCTGGACCGGCGCCCCAAAGCCCTCTCCGGCGGACAGCGCCAGCGTGTCGCCGTAGCCCGCTCCCTGATCCGCGAACCCGCGCTATACCTCTTGGACGAGCCCCTGAGTAATCTCGACGCCAAATTGCGGACGCAGATGAGGGCGGAAATATCCGCGCTGCATGACAGGGTCCAAAAGACCTTTGTGTACGTCACTCATGACCAGGTCGAAGCAATGACCATGGGGACCCGGATCATCGTGCTGAACGACGGCGTCGTTCAGCAATACGGGACGCCCAAAGAAATCTACAACAAGCCGGCCAACACCTTTGTCGCGAAGTTCATCGGTTCACCGCCAATGAACCTCATTCCAGTGACTTTCACGGACGGCAACGCGGACATGTTCGGTAACGCCTTGCCGTTTGCATCCCCCGAAATTTCTGACGCCGGGGCAGTGCAACTCGGGATTCGTGCCGAAAAGGTCCGCATTCACACGTCCCGCAGGATCGACGGACTGCCGGAGTACCCCGCACGCGTCCTGACTGTGGAACATCTCGGCGCGGAAACGGTAGTGGGCTTCAAATTCGGTGCTGAACCGCACGCAGCCGAGGTCGGAGCAAGAGCGTCAAAGGACCTGTTCTACGCAAAGCTCGTCGGTGATGTAGTACTTGCCCACGGTGAGAGGGTCAGCATCTCGTTCGATCCGGAGGACGTTCTTTGGTACTCCGCGGACAGTGGAATACTCCTCGAACGCGCGCAGATGGCATCGAGTTAG
- a CDS encoding carbohydrate ABC transporter permease — protein MIVRRRLSTGVRALLALLLTCLAGFPLYWIINTAMTPTNDLYQGQQKPLPDISRALDLFSVLTTDTPFLGWMANSAFVAFGTTMLSLLMATMGAYALSRYKFVGKGPMGFLFFATQMLPEALLVVPLYSLFAALGLLNQLSGLVLVNSAFAMPVALFILKSAIDNVPYELEESARVDGCSPLSILQFMVVPLVAPSMAAAAVITFFDGWNEYLFATTFIQDRSSWVASTGLASFIGEFSTPLDTVFSAALVFTIPAVIFFLLMQRKIVSGLTAGSVKG, from the coding sequence ATGATTGTGCGCCGACGTCTGAGCACCGGAGTAAGAGCCCTGCTCGCGCTGCTTCTCACCTGCCTTGCGGGCTTCCCGCTTTACTGGATCATCAACACAGCGATGACCCCCACAAATGATCTCTACCAAGGTCAGCAGAAGCCCTTGCCCGACATCTCCCGGGCCTTGGATCTGTTCTCCGTGCTAACTACCGACACACCGTTCCTGGGCTGGATGGCCAACTCCGCCTTCGTCGCTTTCGGCACCACCATGTTGAGTCTGCTGATGGCAACTATGGGCGCTTACGCCCTGTCCCGTTACAAGTTCGTGGGCAAGGGACCCATGGGTTTCCTTTTCTTTGCCACCCAAATGCTTCCTGAAGCGTTGCTCGTAGTGCCGTTATACTCACTGTTTGCCGCTCTCGGGCTACTGAACCAGCTCTCGGGGCTGGTGTTGGTCAATTCAGCCTTTGCAATGCCGGTGGCACTCTTCATCCTCAAATCAGCAATTGATAACGTCCCCTACGAACTCGAGGAATCTGCCCGAGTGGACGGCTGCAGTCCCTTGAGCATTCTGCAGTTTATGGTGGTGCCGCTTGTGGCGCCGTCCATGGCGGCCGCAGCGGTCATTACCTTCTTTGACGGTTGGAATGAATACCTCTTCGCCACCACATTCATTCAGGACCGCTCATCCTGGGTCGCGTCGACTGGTCTCGCCTCTTTCATCGGCGAGTTTTCAACTCCCCTTGACACGGTATTCAGTGCAGCTCTGGTCTTCACGATCCCTGCAGTAATTTTCTTCCTCCTCATGCAACGCAAGATCGTCTCCGGACTTACCGCCGGATCAGTAAAGGGATAG
- a CDS encoding carbohydrate ABC transporter permease, giving the protein MTVTTPVRTQAPSRPPSRRRRFSWTPYLFIGLAVLYLLVFAVLPLLKGLDLSFTNTRLLNPTAGKYIGTENYNQLLSSGAFFKSVATTLIYTVFTVVGSLTLGTVSAFVINRFFPGRTLARAVMVMPWAVPTVAVVLVFRWIYNDSTGVANAATAALGLGERGWLTDPNYGMLSVVIATVWKVTPFVMLVVLAALQSVPEDLYEATRIDGADSYSTFKFVVLPFLLPTLRVVALLMTIWSFRRFEIIWLLTGGGPVDVTTTIVIDVYRHAFSNSELGMAAAAGVLGLLLSLIVTAVYFVAEQRANKQNGVHA; this is encoded by the coding sequence ATGACTGTCACCACACCCGTCAGGACGCAAGCTCCGTCCCGGCCTCCGTCTCGACGCCGGCGCTTCAGCTGGACCCCCTATCTGTTCATAGGACTGGCTGTCCTGTATCTGCTGGTGTTCGCTGTGCTGCCGCTGCTGAAGGGCCTTGACCTTAGCTTCACGAACACTCGCCTGCTGAATCCGACCGCCGGGAAGTACATCGGCACCGAAAACTACAACCAACTTTTGAGCAGCGGAGCCTTCTTCAAGTCGGTGGCGACCACACTTATATACACCGTTTTCACCGTCGTTGGATCCCTGACACTGGGCACCGTGTCGGCCTTTGTCATCAACCGCTTCTTCCCCGGTCGCACACTGGCCAGAGCTGTCATGGTCATGCCGTGGGCAGTGCCCACGGTTGCCGTCGTGCTCGTCTTCCGCTGGATCTACAACGATTCCACCGGTGTAGCCAACGCAGCCACCGCAGCACTCGGGCTCGGGGAGAGGGGCTGGCTGACCGATCCGAACTACGGCATGCTCTCCGTCGTGATTGCGACCGTCTGGAAAGTCACCCCCTTCGTCATGCTGGTGGTATTGGCAGCCCTGCAGTCAGTCCCAGAGGATCTATACGAAGCCACAAGAATTGACGGAGCCGATAGCTACAGCACATTCAAATTCGTGGTGCTGCCGTTCCTGCTGCCGACTCTGCGCGTGGTCGCTTTGCTGATGACGATCTGGTCCTTCAGACGGTTCGAAATCATCTGGCTGCTTACCGGCGGCGGCCCTGTGGATGTCACCACGACGATCGTCATCGACGTCTACCGGCATGCATTCAGCAACAGTGAACTCGGCATGGCGGCCGCGGCAGGCGTCCTCGGGCTGCTGCTATCGCTGATCGTGACTGCAGTCTATTTTGTCGCCGAACAACGTGCCAACAAGCAGAACGGAGTCCACGCATGA